Proteins encoded together in one Entomobacter blattae window:
- the stbB gene encoding StbB family protein → MKIAILNYNGNAGKTTIATYLLKPRMPDNTPYFSIESINQGASDLGVNAAEQLKGNQFGQVFENLMIEDNAIVDVGASNIESFLAKWTEYEDASELFDLFIVPVTPNQKSVIETINIVDVLSRMRIPARKILIVPNMIEEDPLEEIPQIYAYVKKEKKAWLDEDCMLYRSDIFTFLAGEKLSFEQLLAEEDLKERARQATNLEERKSLARLYRWQSMAKAFNRKLDAAYSVLEERL, encoded by the coding sequence ATGAAAATTGCTATCTTGAACTATAATGGCAATGCTGGAAAAACCACCATTGCAACATATCTACTAAAACCTCGCATGCCCGATAACACCCCTTATTTCTCTATTGAGAGTATCAATCAGGGTGCGAGCGATCTTGGTGTGAACGCCGCCGAACAACTCAAGGGAAACCAATTCGGACAGGTTTTCGAAAACCTGATGATCGAAGACAACGCCATTGTTGATGTCGGAGCCTCCAACATTGAGTCCTTCCTTGCCAAATGGACAGAGTACGAAGATGCATCAGAGCTTTTTGACCTCTTCATTGTGCCCGTAACTCCAAACCAAAAATCCGTTATAGAAACTATCAACATTGTTGATGTTCTATCTCGCATGAGGATACCTGCCAGAAAAATCCTGATCGTCCCCAATATGATTGAAGAGGATCCATTAGAGGAAATCCCTCAAATATATGCTTACGTAAAAAAAGAAAAAAAAGCATGGCTTGATGAAGACTGTATGCTCTACCGGAGTGACATATTCACTTTCCTTGCTGGTGAAAAACTTTCTTTTGAACAGCTTCTTGCAGAAGAAGACCTTAAAGAACGCGCTCGACAGGCTACCAACCTAGAAGAGAGAAAATCCCTGGCACGCCTTTACCGGTGGCAAAGTATGGCTAAAGCGTTCAACAGAAAACTTGATGCCGCCTATTCCGTTCTGGAGGAAAGATTATGA
- a CDS encoding YadA-like family protein, with amino-acid sequence MGAAFLGFLALGSGAHAENSISTAQPNISVTGDNNTTTFDGTEASPDYSPYDKPENKAHVGDHGTINGNDNILHNAYAPNVTGNGNTIDGGIATINGTKNTVTNSTVTINGSFNSATNTALSTVAGYSNSVESFGNNVSGSANTIDNKSENAGVAGNGNVVSSANNSFVAGNANTLSGDNASTLGYNNKVNGENATALGANNTATGTNSVAIGGASASNGGVALGSGSTATRADQVDVGNRQITSVKDGVDTNDAVNVGQMKSSASDTLKNANDYTDSGLAKEAAAREAGDQQTLNTANTNAQNYANTAEKNANQYTDDGLAKEAATREAGDQQTLNTANTNAQNYANTAEKNANQYTDDGLAKEATARQQGDKDTLASANQYSDTGDAKTLNTANTNAQGYADQAQQNAQHYSDVNLGKETADRIIGDQKTLDTANKYTDVNLGKEAEARISGDQKTLQEANSNAQNYANTAESNSNTYTNVSVAKEAAARIAGDEQTLKTANTYTDVSVGNEAKERADGDAKTLSSANRYTDNRFSDLSNRMDSYSQADRAYTDQQVRSASRRLNAGIAGAMAMAGLPFNPLYDSSFAMGFGSYRGQFAGAAGLQTHLADNVIIRASASVDSHGGAGVGAGFSVGF; translated from the coding sequence ATGGGAGCCGCCTTTCTCGGCTTCCTTGCATTGGGCAGCGGTGCTCATGCAGAAAATTCCATCTCGACGGCCCAACCCAATATCTCTGTAACAGGGGATAACAACACAACCACTTTTGATGGAACAGAGGCCAGCCCCGACTATTCACCGTATGATAAACCAGAAAACAAAGCCCATGTGGGTGACCATGGAACCATCAACGGGAACGACAACATCCTGCACAATGCCTATGCCCCCAATGTTACGGGCAATGGCAATACGATTGACGGTGGCATTGCTACAATTAACGGGACTAAAAATACTGTTACCAATTCGACTGTGACCATTAATGGCAGTTTTAACAGTGCCACCAACACTGCCCTCTCCACTGTAGCAGGCTATTCCAACTCGGTGGAGAGTTTCGGAAACAACGTTTCAGGATCAGCCAATACCATTGACAATAAATCAGAGAATGCTGGTGTGGCAGGCAATGGGAACGTAGTCAGTTCTGCCAACAACTCGTTCGTAGCCGGTAATGCCAATACCCTTAGTGGAGATAATGCCTCGACACTGGGTTATAATAATAAGGTCAATGGAGAAAATGCGACAGCTCTTGGGGCCAACAACACCGCTACAGGAACTAACAGCGTAGCCATTGGTGGGGCAAGTGCCTCTAATGGTGGGGTAGCTCTCGGTTCTGGTTCTACAGCAACACGTGCTGATCAGGTTGATGTGGGAAACAGACAGATCACTTCAGTAAAAGACGGTGTGGACACTAACGATGCCGTCAATGTTGGACAAATGAAATCCAGTGCTTCTGATACTCTGAAAAACGCTAATGACTATACAGATAGCGGATTGGCCAAAGAAGCTGCGGCCCGTGAAGCTGGAGACCAGCAAACCCTGAACACAGCAAACACCAATGCTCAAAATTATGCTAACACAGCAGAAAAAAACGCCAATCAGTATACAGATGATGGACTGGCTAAAGAGGCTGCGACCCGTGAAGCTGGAGACCAGCAGACCCTGAACACAGCAAACACCAATGCTCAAAATTATGCTAACACGGCAGAAAAGAACGCCAATCAGTATACAGATGACGGACTGGCCAAAGAGGCCACTGCACGTCAACAGGGTGACAAGGACACTCTCGCTTCCGCTAACCAGTATAGTGATACTGGCGATGCAAAAACCCTGAATACTGCCAATACCAATGCCCAGGGTTATGCTGATCAGGCACAGCAAAATGCCCAGCATTATTCAGATGTCAATCTGGGTAAAGAGACAGCCGACCGGATCATTGGCGATCAAAAAACACTTGATACAGCCAATAAATATACAGATGTCAATCTTGGAAAGGAGGCAGAAGCCAGAATCTCTGGAGACCAGAAAACTCTTCAGGAAGCCAATAGTAATGCCCAGAACTATGCCAATACGGCAGAAAGCAATTCTAATACCTATACTAACGTCTCTGTAGCCAAAGAGGCCGCCGCACGAATTGCAGGAGACGAACAGACTTTAAAAACCGCCAATACCTACACTGACGTTTCTGTGGGTAATGAAGCAAAAGAGAGGGCCGATGGTGATGCAAAAACCCTCTCTTCTGCGAACCGCTATACAGATAACAGGTTCAGTGACCTTTCTAACCGCATGGATAGCTATTCGCAAGCAGACCGTGCCTATACAGACCAACAGGTTCGTTCTGCTTCCCGCAGGCTTAATGCTGGTATTGCCGGTGCCATGGCCATGGCGGGCTTGCCATTCAATCCACTGTATGACTCTTCATTCGCTATGGGATTTGGCTCTTATCGTGGACAATTCGCCGGAGCTGCCGGCCTGCAAACCCATCTGGCCGATAACGTCATCATCCGCGCCTCGGCTTCCGTTGACAGCCACGGCGGTGCAGGAGTAGGAGCAGGCTTCTCTGTAGGGTTCTAA
- a CDS encoding DUF6876 family protein has product MDEKKARHAGTGFQPLSVTEGLKMTLQEFITLDAELKQFSTMGPRSRYLFDMTISEGVKYFADETGCFWLLDEVTLNQHRNGIYSKSYQLWNLTISPLDRTKASLCCFNRNNQLLFRKVIERELFPLETMELIVLSNTIMLPTEYH; this is encoded by the coding sequence ATGGATGAGAAGAAAGCCCGTCATGCGGGGACGGGCTTTCAGCCACTATCAGTTACGGAAGGACTGAAAATGACACTACAGGAATTTATCACACTGGACGCAGAGTTAAAACAGTTTTCCACTATGGGCCCGAGAAGCCGTTATCTGTTTGATATGACTATTTCAGAAGGAGTGAAGTATTTTGCTGATGAAACGGGCTGTTTCTGGCTGCTGGATGAAGTCACTCTCAATCAGCACAGGAATGGCATTTACAGCAAGTCCTATCAGCTCTGGAACCTGACCATAAGCCCACTAGACAGGACAAAAGCCTCATTATGCTGTTTTAACCGCAATAACCAGCTTCTTTTCAGGAAAGTCATAGAGCGGGAACTGTTCCCTTTAGAGACTATGGAACTCATTGTGCTGTCTAACACTATTATGCTGCCCACTGAATATCACTAG
- a CDS encoding single-stranded DNA-binding protein encodes MSLNCVQIIGRMGKEPVIRQASNGKRFATFSLATGSKYEKDGKEHDTTQWHEVVVWNEFFVNQTEERGKKGVLVSLEGELSYSDYTDEKGVSHKTVSIAVRRFPHSISFLQATGKKSENDSSENPW; translated from the coding sequence ATGAGTTTAAATTGTGTTCAGATTATTGGCCGTATGGGTAAGGAGCCTGTTATTCGTCAGGCTTCAAACGGGAAGAGATTTGCAACATTTTCTTTAGCAACCGGCAGTAAATACGAAAAAGACGGGAAAGAACATGACACTACCCAATGGCACGAAGTTGTCGTCTGGAATGAGTTTTTCGTAAACCAGACTGAAGAGAGGGGAAAGAAAGGGGTTCTGGTTTCTCTTGAAGGGGAGCTTTCCTATTCGGATTACACAGATGAGAAGGGTGTTTCTCATAAAACCGTATCAATTGCTGTCAGACGTTTTCCGCACAGTATTTCTTTTCTTCAGGCTACTGGAAAGAAAAGCGAGAACGATAGCTCAGAAAATCCATGGTAA